The Streptococcus pantholopis genome has a segment encoding these proteins:
- a CDS encoding GNAT family N-acetyltransferase, with the protein MIKILGQVKDKILPAIETDRLYLRQRTVADAADIFAYASLPEVSWPAGFPPVQTVEEEIYYLEQIYPQNLQKEDLPSGYGITIKGQNKVVGSLDFSHRHADDVLEMGYTLHPAYWGQGYMPEAARALLEIGFTLLNLHKIELTCYDYNKPSRRIAEKLGFTLEARIRDRKDAQDRRCASLRYGLLKSEWEGKAY; encoded by the coding sequence ATGATAAAAATTTTAGGGCAGGTCAAAGATAAGATTTTACCTGCGATAGAAACCGACCGTCTCTACTTGCGTCAGCGGACAGTCGCAGATGCAGCTGATATTTTTGCCTATGCCAGTCTGCCGGAAGTTAGCTGGCCGGCGGGCTTTCCGCCAGTACAAACAGTAGAAGAAGAAATTTACTACCTTGAGCAAATTTATCCGCAAAATCTGCAAAAAGAAGACCTCCCTTCAGGTTACGGCATTACTATCAAAGGCCAAAATAAAGTAGTAGGTTCACTGGATTTCAGCCACCGCCATGCAGATGATGTGCTGGAGATGGGCTATACTCTGCACCCCGCTTACTGGGGACAGGGCTATATGCCGGAAGCTGCACGTGCACTGCTGGAAATAGGCTTCACTTTGCTTAATCTTCACAAAATCGAATTGACCTGTTATGACTATAACAAACCGAGCCGCCGTATTGCCGAAAAACTGGGCTTTACCTTAGAGGCCAGAATCCGTGACCGCAAAGATGCCCAAGACAGACGCTGCGCCAGCCTGCGCTACGGGCTGCTCAAAAGTGAGTGGGAGGGGAAGGCATATTAA
- a CDS encoding valine--tRNA ligase, with protein sequence MKQLSPKYNPAEVEAGRYQTWLDQDVFKPSGDKKAKPYSIVIPPPNVTGKLHLGHAWDTALQDIIIRQKRMRGFDTLWLPGMDHAGIATQAKVEERLREQGISRYDLGREKFLDKVWEWKDEYAATIKEQWGKLGLSLDYARERFTLDDGLSKAVRRVFVDLYKKGWIYRGEFIINWDPAARTALSDIEVIHKDVEGAFYHMNYMLEDGSRALEVATTRPETMFGDVAVAVNPEDPRYRDLIGQNVILPIVNKAIPIVADEHADPEFGTGVVKITPAHDPNDFEVGQRHNLPQVNVMNDDGTMNDLAGEFSGMERFEARKATVAKLEEIGALVKIEKHVHSVGHSERTGVPVEPRLSTQWFVKMDKLAKHAIANQATDDKVDFYPTRFNDTFLQWMENVHDWVISRQLWWGHQIPAWYNADGDIYVGEEAPQGDGWTQDEDVLDTWFSSALWPFSTMGWPDTESEDFKRYFPTSTLVTGYDIIFFWVSRMIFQSLEFTGRRPFQNVLLHGLIRDEQGRKMSKSLGNGIDPMDVIDQYGADALRWFLSNGSAPGQDVRFSYDKMDAAWNFINKIWNISRYILMNNEGLELSAASENVAKVAAGQAGNVTDRWILHNLNKTIEKVTENFDKFEFGVAGHSLYNFIWDEFADWYVELTKEVLYSNNEDEKIITCSVLLYTLDNILRLLHPIMPFVTEEIFGQYADGSIVTAAYPLVNPAFDNAEAHKGVESLKDLIRAVRNSRAEVNVAPSKPITILIKTSDSKLERFFKENISYITRFTNPEHLEISEHIEAPELTMSSVITGAEIFLPLADLLNVDEELTRLSKELSKWQKELDMVGKKLGNEKFVAKAKPEIVEKERQKQADYQAKYDATMARIEEMKKI encoded by the coding sequence ATGAAACAACTTTCACCAAAATACAATCCGGCCGAGGTTGAGGCTGGGCGTTATCAAACTTGGTTGGACCAAGATGTTTTTAAGCCGTCGGGGGATAAGAAGGCTAAGCCCTATTCCATCGTGATTCCGCCGCCCAATGTTACTGGGAAACTGCACCTGGGGCATGCTTGGGACACGGCCTTGCAGGATATCATTATCCGCCAGAAGCGCATGCGGGGCTTTGATACCCTCTGGCTGCCGGGGATGGACCATGCAGGGATTGCCACTCAGGCAAAAGTCGAGGAGCGTCTGCGCGAGCAAGGGATTTCCCGCTACGATCTGGGCCGTGAGAAATTCTTGGATAAAGTCTGGGAATGGAAGGACGAGTATGCGGCCACCATCAAGGAGCAGTGGGGGAAGCTGGGGCTTTCTCTTGATTATGCGCGTGAGCGATTTACGCTGGATGACGGTTTGTCGAAAGCTGTCCGCAGGGTTTTTGTTGACCTTTATAAAAAAGGCTGGATTTACCGCGGTGAGTTCATCATCAACTGGGATCCGGCTGCCAGAACAGCTCTGTCAGACATTGAGGTTATTCATAAAGATGTCGAGGGAGCCTTCTACCATATGAACTACATGCTTGAAGATGGTTCGCGCGCTTTAGAGGTCGCAACAACACGGCCTGAAACCATGTTTGGAGATGTGGCTGTCGCTGTTAATCCGGAGGATCCGCGTTATAGAGACCTGATTGGCCAAAATGTTATTCTACCAATCGTCAATAAAGCTATTCCAATCGTGGCTGATGAACACGCTGATCCTGAGTTTGGAACGGGGGTTGTGAAAATCACCCCTGCTCATGATCCGAATGACTTTGAGGTCGGTCAGCGCCATAACCTGCCTCAGGTTAATGTCATGAATGATGACGGAACAATGAATGACCTGGCCGGTGAGTTTTCCGGGATGGAGCGTTTCGAAGCCCGCAAGGCAACAGTTGCCAAACTGGAAGAAATCGGTGCCCTTGTCAAGATTGAAAAACATGTCCATTCTGTCGGTCATTCAGAGCGCACCGGTGTCCCAGTTGAACCGCGCCTGTCCACCCAATGGTTTGTCAAAATGGATAAGCTGGCTAAACATGCTATTGCCAATCAGGCGACAGATGATAAGGTAGACTTCTATCCGACACGCTTCAACGACACCTTCCTGCAATGGATGGAAAATGTTCACGACTGGGTGATTTCCCGCCAGCTCTGGTGGGGACACCAGATCCCTGCTTGGTACAATGCTGACGGGGACATCTATGTTGGAGAAGAAGCTCCGCAAGGTGACGGCTGGACACAAGACGAAGACGTCCTTGACACCTGGTTTTCTTCTGCTCTCTGGCCGTTTTCCACTATGGGCTGGCCAGACACTGAAAGTGAGGACTTCAAACGTTATTTCCCAACTTCAACCCTAGTTACAGGTTATGATATTATCTTTTTCTGGGTGTCGCGCATGATTTTCCAATCTTTAGAGTTCACCGGCCGCAGACCCTTCCAAAATGTCCTGCTTCACGGCCTTATCCGCGATGAACAGGGCCGCAAGATGTCCAAGTCTCTTGGAAATGGCATCGATCCTATGGATGTCATTGACCAGTATGGAGCCGATGCCCTGCGCTGGTTCCTCTCCAACGGTTCTGCCCCAGGGCAGGATGTCCGCTTTTCTTACGATAAAATGGACGCTGCTTGGAATTTTATTAACAAGATTTGGAATATATCCCGCTACATTCTCATGAACAATGAGGGCTTAGAGCTTTCTGCAGCCAGTGAGAATGTGGCTAAGGTAGCAGCTGGCCAGGCCGGCAATGTGACAGACCGCTGGATTCTCCACAACCTAAATAAGACAATTGAAAAAGTAACTGAAAACTTTGATAAATTTGAATTCGGAGTGGCAGGCCACAGTCTTTATAACTTTATCTGGGACGAGTTTGCCGATTGGTATGTGGAGCTGACTAAAGAAGTGCTTTACAGCAACAATGAAGATGAAAAAATCATCACCTGCTCTGTTCTGCTTTATACCTTGGATAACATCCTGCGCCTGCTTCACCCTATCATGCCTTTTGTAACTGAGGAAATTTTTGGCCAATATGCTGATGGTTCAATCGTAACAGCAGCCTATCCGCTAGTGAACCCTGCCTTTGATAATGCAGAAGCTCACAAGGGAGTGGAAAGCCTCAAGGACTTGATTCGTGCGGTACGCAACAGCAGAGCAGAAGTCAATGTTGCCCCAAGCAAACCCATTACCATCCTTATCAAGACCAGCGACAGCAAACTGGAGCGTTTCTTTAAGGAAAATATCAGTTACATCACACGTTTTACCAATCCGGAGCATTTGGAAATTTCTGAGCATATTGAAGCTCCGGAACTGACAATGTCCAGTGTGATCACAGGAGCGGAGATCTTCCTGCCGCTGGCTGATCTCCTTAATGTTGATGAGGAGCTGACCCGCCTCAGTAAAGAACTCAGTAAGTGGCAGAAAGAATTGGATATGGTCGGCAAAAAGTTGGGCAATGAAAAATTTGTTGCCAAGGCCAAACCGGAAATCGTCGAAAAAGAACGGCAAAAACAAGCCGACTACCAAGCTAAATACGATGCGACAATGGCGCGGATTGAAGAGATGAAGAAAATATGA
- a CDS encoding DUF1912 family protein, whose amino-acid sequence MTYEQEFLRDFEAWIDSQIAVNEMAMAASRKLAEEDKDEQAADAYIRYESKRDAYQFIQGKFDNYRAGKGFHDAPDGLFKKSTY is encoded by the coding sequence ATGACTTACGAACAGGAATTTTTACGGGATTTTGAGGCTTGGATTGATTCACAGATTGCGGTGAACGAGATGGCTATGGCAGCCAGTCGAAAGCTTGCTGAGGAGGACAAGGATGAGCAAGCAGCTGATGCCTATATTCGCTATGAGAGCAAGCGAGATGCTTATCAGTTTATTCAGGGGAAATTTGATAATTACCGTGCCGGCAAGGGTTTTCATGATGCGCCGGATGGTTTATTTAAAAAGAGCACTTACTGA